One stretch of Daphnia pulicaria isolate SC F1-1A chromosome 6, SC_F0-13Bv2, whole genome shotgun sequence DNA includes these proteins:
- the LOC124341804 gene encoding uncharacterized protein LOC124341804 isoform X1 encodes MKFALHFFMCNDYYDNELKQYLELLSSTYSSDASFLNLFKAAFNITESHFEKFHLNGKMEKTVIILRNLGRNKVLEALSYVVLLRDPDVFRRYFEPSLSLDKEDVVSTNLHQLLVRDQYRMTRLDRAAFRGDTEAVDRILKTLSHSLSSAETNEKAMKTAKKVLNDLVFRDSEDFTSFFVAAAFGHEEICRKLLVFFKELVNLKVLPLKKLQDFYVGPNGMIYNAAQFAIRFLKLPMFRVILASVKQIMGQRPLIFLMKRFIWNNKELFETLAEIVVDGTEGTTGYQQLNEIIFQDSTTLETLRIVDETTFNKMVSVNGVEKWTKHLLDIDLPKGLYLLSRHHLSHFDRTQMCSFIKTFTSDSNGLDNSYWDRLLYLDMSAEDFPCDNDFHHDFDHFLKCAWDKLVKGKERLVLCHNDGGEIFLPSINMSLLMYGNVSLVYRLFDFVRESQDEEVIRRMMECMPCQLHLIMDPLREYRLRDTVIQTRIKVLEFALDHAGHLSNTRTFSALVDALLFPHEDYDGRTRSIWCYVFNFDFFYAEKSCGPQSGPIFDMGVDETKQRYSERAGDTQVRW; translated from the coding sequence ATGAAATTTGCGCTTCACTTCTTTATGTGCAACGATTATTACGACAATGAACTGAAGCAGTATCTTGAACTCTTGTCATCCACTTACTCCAGCGATGCCTCGTTCCTCAACCTCTTCAAGGCTGCATTCAACATAACCGAGTCGCATTTCGAAAAGTTTCATCTGAATGGCAAAATGGAGAAGACGGTGATCATCCTACGAAATCTTGGACGGAACAAAGTGCTGGAGGCACTTTCTTATGTAGTGCTCCTACGGGATCCGGATGTGTTTCGACGTTATTTCGAGCCATCTCTATCTCTAGACAAAGAGGACGTTGTGTCGACTAATTTGCATCAGCTATTAGTCCGTGACCAGTACCGAATGACCCGGCTCGACCGAGCTGCCTTCCGCGGTGACACGGAGGCTGTCGACCGCATACTGAAAACGCTTAGCCACAGTTTGTCATCTGCTGAAACCAATGAAAAAGCGATGAAGACAGCAAAGAAAGTGCTCAATGACTTGGTTTTTCGCGATAGTGAAGATTTTACTTCATTTTTCGTGGCCGCCGCCTTCGGTCACGAAGAAATCTGTCGCAAACTGCTCGTCTTCTTCAAAGAACTTGTGAACTTGAAGGTATTGCCCTTGAAGAAGTTGCAAGATTTCTACGTCGGCCCAAATGGAATGATCTACAACGCCGCTCAGTTTGCCATTCGTTTCCTAAAATTGCCAATGTTCCGAGTGATTTTGGCGTCTGTCAAACAAATTATGGGGCAGCGCCCTCTCATTTTCTTAATGAAGCGCTTCATTTGGAACAACAAGGAATTGTTCGAAACGTTAGCCGAAATCGTTGTTGATGGCACGGAGGGAACTACCGGATACCAGCAGTTGAACGAGATAATTTTCCAAGACTCTACTACTCTGGAGACACTTCGCATCGTGGATGAGACAACTTTTAACAAAATGGTGTCGGTGAACGGAGTCGAAAAATGGACGAAGCATCTTCTTGATATCGACCTGCCCAAGGGCCTCTATTTGCTCTCACGTCACCACCTGAGTCACTTTGATCGAACCCAAATGTGCAGTTTTATCAAGACCTTCACTTCCGACAGCAATGGTCTAGATAATAGTTACTGGGATCGCTTGCTGTACTTGGATATGAGTGCAGAAGATTTCCCGTGTGACAATGActtccaccacgatttcgatCACTTTTTGAAATGTGCCTGGGATAAACTGgttaaaggaaaagaaagactAGTACTGTGTCATAATGATGGaggtgaaatttttttgccGTCCATCAATATGTCTTTATTGATGTATGGCAATGTAAGTCTCGTCTACAGGCTGTTTGATTTTGTAAGAGAAAGCCAAGATGAGGAAGTTATCCGACGAATGATGGAATGTATGCCCTGCCAGTTACACCTCATCATGGATCCCTTAAGAGAATATCGGTTGCGTGACACTGTCATCCAGACCCGGATTAAAGTTTTGGAGTTCGCCCTGGATCACGCCGGTCATCTTTCCAATACTCGTACATTCTCGGCTTTGGTCGACGCTCTTTTGTTCCCGCACGAGGACTACGACGGGAGAACGCGCAGTATCTGGTGCTATGTGTTCAACTTCGACTTTTTCTACGCCGAAAAAAGCTGTGGTCCACAGAGTGGGCCAATTTTTGACATGGGTGTCGACGAAACTAAACAAAGGTATAGTGAAAGAGCTGGTGACACACAGGTACGATGGTGA